One part of the Roseomonas gilardii genome encodes these proteins:
- a CDS encoding phosphoglycerate kinase codes for MPAFRTLDTLDPKGKRVLLRADLNLPVRDGKITDMTRIERLVPTVKELAEKGAKVILCSHFDRPKGKVVPEMSLKPMAEALSKALGKPVAFAGDCVGSEAEAAVAKLSDGDVLLLENTRFHAGEEKNDPALAQGLAKLADVYVNDAFSAAHRAHASTEGVAKLLPSYAGRLMQGELEALDAALGNPSRPVVAIVGGSKVSTKLDLLGNLSKKVDVLVIGGAMANTFLAAQGHPVGKSLQEAEMHDTARQIMEEAARTGCEIVLPVDLVVAPRFEANVATRTVPVDAVPEDMMALDVGPKTVELIEDKLRSASTLVWNGPLGAFETPPFDTATVAVAQTVAALGASAGLKSIGGGGDTVSALRHAGVIDRMTYVSTAGGAFLEWLEGKTLPGVKALEAA; via the coding sequence ATGCCAGCTTTCCGCACCCTCGACACGCTCGATCCCAAGGGCAAGCGCGTCCTGCTCCGGGCCGATCTGAACCTCCCCGTGCGGGATGGGAAGATCACGGACATGACGCGGATCGAGCGTCTCGTGCCGACGGTGAAGGAGTTGGCGGAGAAGGGGGCGAAGGTGATCCTGTGCTCCCATTTCGACCGGCCCAAGGGCAAGGTCGTGCCGGAGATGTCGCTGAAGCCGATGGCGGAGGCGCTGAGCAAGGCGCTGGGCAAGCCGGTGGCTTTCGCGGGTGACTGCGTCGGCTCGGAGGCCGAGGCGGCGGTGGCGAAGCTGTCGGATGGCGACGTGCTGCTGCTGGAGAACACGCGCTTCCATGCCGGCGAGGAGAAGAACGACCCGGCGCTCGCGCAGGGGCTGGCGAAGCTCGCGGATGTCTATGTGAACGATGCGTTTTCCGCCGCGCACCGCGCCCATGCCTCCACCGAGGGCGTGGCGAAGCTGCTGCCTTCCTATGCCGGGCGGCTGATGCAGGGCGAGCTGGAGGCGCTGGACGCGGCGCTGGGCAATCCGTCCCGCCCGGTGGTGGCGATCGTCGGCGGCTCCAAGGTGTCCACCAAGCTCGACCTGCTCGGCAACCTGTCGAAGAAGGTGGATGTGCTGGTGATCGGCGGCGCCATGGCGAACACCTTCCTGGCGGCGCAGGGGCATCCGGTCGGCAAGTCGCTGCAGGAGGCGGAGATGCACGACACCGCCCGGCAGATCATGGAGGAGGCGGCCAGGACGGGCTGCGAGATCGTGCTGCCGGTCGATCTCGTGGTGGCGCCGCGCTTCGAGGCGAATGTGGCCACGCGGACGGTGCCGGTGGATGCGGTGCCGGAGGACATGATGGCGCTGGATGTCGGGCCGAAGACGGTGGAGCTGATCGAGGATAAGCTGCGCTCCGCTTCCACCCTGGTGTGGAACGGGCCGCTGGGGGCCTTCGAGACGCCGCCCTTCGACACGGCCACGGTGGCGGTGGCGCAGACGGTGGCGGCGCTGGGCGCCTCGGCCGGGCTGAAGTCGATCGGCGGCGGCGGCGACACGGTCTCGGCGCTGCGCCATGCGGGGGTGATCGACCGCATGACCTATGTTTCCACCGCCGGCGGTGCCTTCCTGGAATGGCTGGAGGGCAAGACCCTTCCCGGCGTGAAGGCGCTGGAGGCGGCCTGA